A genomic window from Tautonia rosea includes:
- a CDS encoding LON peptidase substrate-binding domain-containing protein, producing the protein MDPDQELRGFEGVCRLFPLPEVVLFPHCVLPLHIFEPRYREMTEDALAGDRLIAMVKLQDGVDWNVEEDPPIESVACLGKIFDHRRLADGRYNLLLVGMKRVRLLHELPKDRLFRRAQAELLDDEYPDEPLDSLRDELVDQFRNLCSREGRVEPEIARLLDKPIPLGVLVDLLGHYLGLPGSVKQAFLNESRVEDRVQSLIGILRVHLSATNEDRDESDSGFPPPFSLN; encoded by the coding sequence ATGGACCCGGATCAGGAATTGAGGGGATTCGAGGGCGTTTGCCGGCTCTTTCCGTTGCCGGAAGTCGTCTTGTTCCCGCATTGCGTTCTCCCGTTGCACATTTTTGAACCACGATATCGTGAGATGACCGAGGATGCTTTGGCAGGCGACCGACTGATTGCCATGGTAAAGCTCCAAGATGGTGTCGATTGGAATGTCGAAGAAGATCCTCCCATCGAATCGGTCGCGTGTCTGGGGAAGATTTTCGATCATCGCCGGCTTGCCGACGGGCGTTACAATCTGTTACTGGTCGGCATGAAACGTGTTCGACTTCTTCACGAACTCCCCAAAGATCGATTGTTCCGTCGCGCCCAGGCAGAGCTTCTTGATGATGAGTATCCTGACGAGCCGCTCGATTCGCTCCGAGACGAACTGGTCGATCAGTTTCGGAACCTTTGCTCCCGGGAAGGCCGAGTGGAGCCTGAGATTGCCAGGCTTCTGGATAAGCCCATCCCCCTCGGTGTTCTCGTCGATTTGCTCGGTCATTACCTGGGCCTGCCCGGATCGGTGAAGCAGGCGTTCTTGAATGAATCGCGAGTCGAGGATCGGGTGCAGTCGCTGATCGGAATCTTGCGAGTCCATCTCAGCGCGACCAACGAGGATCGCGATGAGAGCGATTCAGGGTTTCCTCCACCATTTAGCCTTAATTAA
- the folE gene encoding GTP cyclohydrolase I FolE — protein sequence MNEFLSDLSDDREPSSTDTFEVDLERIRRAVREILIAVGEDPDREGLLETPDRVARMYAEVFRGLHQDPRVHLTKRFTQKYDEMVTVRDITYSSFCEHHLLPFSGKAHVAYLPSGKVVGLSKIPRIVDVLSRRPQVQEKLTEQIADILMEELDVLGVAVVMEGTHSCMTVRGVQKPGSTYITSAMRGAFRENVATRMEVLSLIHGGSRGI from the coding sequence ATGAATGAGTTCCTTTCCGATCTCTCCGACGATCGGGAGCCGAGTTCGACTGATACGTTCGAGGTCGATCTTGAACGGATTCGGAGGGCGGTCCGTGAAATTCTGATCGCGGTGGGTGAAGACCCGGATCGGGAGGGACTGCTCGAAACTCCCGATCGCGTTGCTCGCATGTATGCGGAGGTCTTCCGAGGACTTCATCAGGATCCTCGCGTCCACCTCACGAAGCGGTTTACTCAGAAATACGATGAGATGGTCACCGTCCGTGACATCACGTACTCCAGCTTCTGCGAGCATCATCTCTTGCCGTTCTCTGGCAAGGCGCACGTGGCCTATTTGCCCTCGGGCAAGGTCGTCGGTCTCTCCAAGATTCCGAGAATCGTCGATGTGCTTTCGAGGCGTCCCCAGGTTCAGGAAAAGTTAACGGAACAAATAGCGGACATTCTCATGGAAGAACTGGATGTCCTTGGTGTCGCAGTCGTTATGGAAGGAACCCACAGCTGCATGACCGTCCGAGGCGTGCAGAAGCCTGGAAGCACTTACATTACCAGCGCCATGCGGGGAGCGTTCCGAGAGAATGTTGCAACGCGCATGGAGGTTCTCTCATTGATCCACGGTGGGAGTCGAGGGATTTAA
- a CDS encoding FAD-binding and (Fe-S)-binding domain-containing protein, whose product MDEIRARVYDDLRGLISGSLFFDPVSRSPYRRDGSLFEVDPLGVVAPSSHDDVVALVRYAASEGIPIHARGAGTNLFGAAIGPGLIVDFSCELRRIVSIGESSVTVQPGVILDEINAQLTPLGRRLWPDPSGAWSRTLGGLIAVGGRGPRSLRYGSLSRSLVRARVVFSNGESGELASEPILEADPSAMDEPFDRTLRRRMATLLNWQSSTSSRGLLSANDPFQAIRGQGRLHLQRVLDRSFGALGLMTELTLQTSTIPAGQRVLILPFSRLSEAAAAIPDCLREGPSRCELFDWRMLRLAREHDPFWEGAVPATAEAALIVEFLGDDPSVPASQARALVHRLARNPSRLNPVIEMAKGSDCERALNLRQAVEPRLMTMKGRARPTALVPALDIPPESWRDLVQQLQHVFRSLDFNWTLHGCVGSGEVRVRPFLDLSDPYCRGRMQPLVDAIIEAAESVGGRATRPSGWGFASPRGPSRSDQVAAGFRSLKSLLDPIDCLNPGILEDDSPRVEQRPIRASIPTAASSSGSLPIIEPRLQWQDRGPLEHAMDCNGCGGCRSFDPMLRICPSFRASRREAESPRAMVGLIRDLAAGRLDPSIWGSEAARKAAEHCVHCRLCEQECPSGIDVSSMMLEVKAAYAEIHGLNPSEWFLSRIELWSRLASRVPAFYNRMIGSRSARWLLDRMVGLSKDRCLPKASRTSFVRKAEKVGLGEPVGNRSGPRVVYFLDIVANYYDHAIAEGVIAVLRHCGVQVYVPKRQLGCGMPAMVAGDLDAAREAALANLRTLGSAVREGHTVVCSEPTATLMLRREYLKLTDDLDAKLVAANTMDVGHYLHGLRSRGLLPRPHVPIHAKVGYHLPCHLRTLNIGMPSFDLLRQIPELDVEHLDRGCSGMAGTYGMARTHFRSSLRSGRGLRHRLRDPDLELASAECSTCRMQMEQGNRKRSFHPITLLAMSYGLLPGQMRTLREPRDRRFALG is encoded by the coding sequence GTGGATGAAATCAGGGCTCGGGTTTATGACGATCTTCGGGGGCTGATCTCCGGATCGCTCTTTTTCGATCCGGTGTCCCGATCCCCTTATCGCAGAGACGGGAGCCTGTTTGAGGTTGATCCTCTTGGCGTGGTTGCTCCCAGCTCACACGATGACGTTGTAGCACTGGTCCGTTATGCCGCTTCTGAAGGCATTCCGATTCATGCGCGAGGCGCCGGTACAAATCTCTTCGGAGCGGCGATCGGTCCAGGACTGATTGTCGACTTCAGTTGCGAGCTACGTCGGATCGTCTCGATTGGCGAATCGAGCGTGACTGTCCAGCCCGGCGTTATTCTCGATGAAATCAACGCGCAGTTGACACCCCTGGGACGACGCCTTTGGCCTGATCCTTCAGGGGCTTGGAGCCGGACCCTTGGTGGTCTGATCGCGGTTGGTGGTCGAGGACCCCGGTCCCTTCGCTATGGTTCGCTCTCCAGGTCGCTCGTCCGAGCTCGAGTCGTCTTCTCCAATGGCGAGTCGGGTGAACTTGCCTCGGAGCCGATCCTGGAGGCCGACCCCAGTGCAATGGACGAGCCTTTCGATCGGACGCTTCGGCGGCGGATGGCAACCCTCCTGAATTGGCAGTCATCGACTTCGTCTCGTGGACTACTGTCCGCGAATGACCCGTTCCAGGCCATCCGTGGCCAAGGCAGATTGCACCTTCAGCGCGTCCTGGATCGATCATTTGGTGCGCTGGGCTTGATGACCGAGTTGACACTGCAAACCAGCACGATCCCAGCTGGCCAACGGGTCCTGATCCTTCCCTTCTCTCGCCTTTCCGAAGCTGCGGCAGCCATACCCGACTGCCTTCGAGAAGGCCCCTCACGATGTGAGCTCTTCGACTGGCGAATGCTCCGACTTGCTCGAGAACACGACCCGTTCTGGGAGGGAGCCGTACCGGCGACGGCCGAGGCCGCCTTGATCGTCGAGTTTCTTGGTGACGATCCTTCGGTTCCCGCCAGTCAAGCCCGGGCATTGGTCCACCGGTTGGCTCGTAACCCCTCTCGACTGAATCCGGTCATCGAGATGGCCAAGGGCTCCGACTGTGAGCGGGCCTTGAACTTGCGACAGGCCGTCGAACCGCGACTGATGACGATGAAAGGACGGGCTCGTCCCACCGCTCTCGTCCCAGCTCTGGATATTCCGCCTGAATCCTGGCGTGACCTTGTTCAGCAGCTCCAGCATGTTTTTCGATCGCTCGATTTCAACTGGACACTTCACGGGTGTGTCGGTTCTGGAGAGGTCCGCGTTCGGCCTTTCCTGGATCTCAGTGACCCTTACTGTCGGGGCCGGATGCAACCGTTGGTGGACGCGATCATTGAGGCGGCGGAGAGCGTCGGAGGACGAGCGACTCGTCCAAGCGGCTGGGGATTCGCTTCTCCCCGAGGACCCAGCCGAAGCGACCAGGTGGCCGCTGGGTTTCGGTCCTTGAAATCCCTGCTCGATCCGATCGACTGCCTCAATCCCGGCATCCTGGAAGATGATTCCCCTCGGGTCGAACAACGACCGATCCGAGCGTCGATACCGACAGCAGCCAGCAGCTCCGGTAGCCTTCCAATTATTGAACCTCGGTTGCAATGGCAGGATCGAGGACCTCTCGAACACGCAATGGATTGCAACGGCTGTGGTGGGTGCCGGTCGTTCGACCCAATGCTCCGTATTTGTCCCAGCTTTCGGGCCTCTCGACGTGAAGCGGAGAGCCCCCGAGCCATGGTCGGCCTGATCCGTGATCTCGCAGCGGGTCGGCTCGATCCCTCGATCTGGGGAAGCGAGGCAGCCCGGAAAGCTGCGGAGCATTGTGTTCATTGCCGTCTTTGCGAGCAGGAATGCCCCTCGGGGATTGATGTGTCATCGATGATGCTCGAAGTCAAGGCTGCTTATGCCGAGATTCACGGACTCAATCCCTCGGAATGGTTTCTCTCCCGAATCGAGCTTTGGTCTCGGCTCGCCAGCCGGGTGCCGGCGTTCTATAACCGGATGATCGGGAGCCGATCAGCCCGCTGGTTGCTTGACCGGATGGTCGGTCTCTCGAAGGATCGATGCCTCCCGAAAGCGAGCCGAACCTCTTTTGTCCGAAAAGCCGAGAAAGTGGGCCTCGGAGAACCGGTGGGAAACCGCTCAGGTCCACGAGTCGTCTACTTTCTCGATATCGTGGCGAATTACTACGATCATGCCATTGCCGAAGGCGTCATTGCAGTGCTTCGCCATTGCGGTGTTCAGGTTTACGTTCCAAAGCGGCAACTCGGCTGTGGCATGCCCGCAATGGTCGCGGGTGATCTCGATGCCGCCCGAGAAGCAGCTCTGGCGAATCTTCGAACGCTCGGCAGCGCCGTTCGAGAAGGACACACCGTCGTCTGTTCCGAACCGACTGCGACCCTGATGCTTCGTCGGGAATACCTGAAACTGACCGACGATCTGGACGCCAAACTCGTTGCTGCCAACACGATGGACGTGGGTCACTACCTGCACGGGCTTCGATCACGCGGCCTGTTGCCCCGTCCGCACGTGCCGATTCATGCCAAGGTTGGCTATCATCTGCCGTGCCACCTTCGAACCCTGAACATTGGTATGCCTTCGTTTGATCTGCTTCGACAAATTCCTGAGCTGGACGTCGAGCACCTTGATCGGGGATGTTCCGGAATGGCAGGCACTTATGGCATGGCCCGCACCCATTTTCGATCATCCTTGCGCTCGGGGCGTGGCCTCCGTCATCGACTCCGAGACCCCGACCTCGAACTGGCCAGTGCCGAATGTTCGACCTGTCGGATGCAAATGGAACAGGGCAATCGGAAGCGATCGTTTCACCCGATTACCCTGCTCGCGATGAGCTATGGGTTGCTTCCCGGTCAGATGCGGACGCTTAGAGAACCTCGTGACCGTCGCTTTGCCCTGGGATAA
- a CDS encoding diacylglycerol kinase family protein: MESEPREQNMEQDFSGSASDPQILTEPRHATTRLKFDEGARGIKLAIRSESGFFAHAYRGLLIAICAVILGVSSTGWCFLIVSAALVLVAETFRCAILATLDLLVEPGDPRVRNAREIASGGLLFASITSGCLTVMVLSAKLSEMLGW; this comes from the coding sequence ATGGAATCCGAGCCGCGCGAGCAAAACATGGAGCAGGATTTTTCTGGCTCAGCCAGCGATCCTCAGATCCTGACCGAACCAAGGCATGCGACCACTCGCTTGAAGTTCGATGAAGGAGCCCGTGGAATTAAGCTGGCAATCAGGTCTGAATCCGGCTTTTTTGCCCATGCGTACCGAGGACTTCTCATCGCCATCTGTGCAGTCATTCTGGGCGTTTCGTCTACCGGATGGTGTTTTCTGATTGTCTCAGCAGCGTTGGTGCTTGTGGCCGAAACGTTCCGATGTGCCATTCTCGCGACACTTGACCTCCTTGTCGAACCAGGAGATCCCCGAGTACGAAATGCTCGGGAAATCGCTTCGGGAGGCTTGCTCTTTGCTTCGATCACCTCCGGATGTCTCACGGTGATGGTGCTTTCGGCAAAGCTGAGCGAGATGCTTGGTTGGTAA
- a CDS encoding phenylacetate--CoA ligase family protein, translating into MIRFTVRSLMLNRIPRLPENQVIELQRRRLQSIVSYAMKHSAFYRRKYQGIDPRNVRLETLEPTSKSELMAHFDQVVTDPNIRRADLERFLDNPANEGSPFLGRYIASHTSGSQGQPMLILQDRRLAELMFGLQMTRGNARKATPIEAARRLISPARLAIVTLKRGFYPSATVFESIPPAARIFMKVLWLSQTDPDVIDRLNTFRPSILTGYAGVLEELSLKAEGGQLRLAPELQQVVNNSEVLTDRARLRIESAFGCHVMNNYATGECTFLSNGCSTDSGAHVNSDWAILEVVDAENRPVPAGTPGSKVFITNLANRTLPFLRYEVGDVVTMATEPCRCGSRLPRVERIDGRTADTFWIQDGAHYRQLISSVFKNAFDYAREVREWQVTQEDRNRFLVRIEVLPGASLDEPHLQRVLHRQLEMYRFRDIVSIRTEVVDRLGPDPKTGKFRRIVSRVGPPSDLEQRLRIDHGHDIARPLSVTNQASRSALPKAPSP; encoded by the coding sequence ATGATTCGATTCACTGTACGATCACTCATGCTGAACCGCATTCCCAGGCTCCCCGAGAATCAGGTGATCGAACTTCAGCGGCGCCGCCTTCAATCGATTGTCTCTTACGCGATGAAGCATTCCGCGTTCTATCGTAGGAAGTATCAGGGAATCGATCCGAGGAATGTTCGTCTGGAGACCCTTGAGCCGACGAGTAAATCGGAGCTGATGGCACACTTTGATCAGGTAGTGACGGACCCGAACATTCGCCGGGCCGATCTTGAACGTTTTCTGGATAACCCGGCCAACGAGGGGTCGCCCTTCCTTGGGCGCTATATCGCGAGCCACACCTCGGGGAGCCAGGGTCAGCCGATGCTGATCTTGCAGGACCGAAGACTCGCCGAGTTGATGTTCGGGCTGCAAATGACCCGAGGAAACGCTCGAAAAGCGACTCCGATCGAGGCTGCTCGACGATTGATCTCTCCGGCTCGGCTTGCCATCGTGACCTTGAAGCGAGGCTTTTATCCCTCGGCGACCGTTTTCGAGTCGATCCCCCCGGCTGCTCGAATCTTTATGAAGGTCCTTTGGCTTTCACAGACCGATCCTGACGTGATTGATCGGCTCAACACGTTCCGTCCCAGTATCCTGACCGGCTATGCCGGTGTTCTGGAGGAACTTTCGCTCAAGGCCGAGGGCGGGCAACTTCGGCTCGCCCCCGAACTTCAGCAGGTTGTGAACAACAGTGAAGTGCTGACCGATCGGGCCAGGTTGCGGATCGAATCAGCGTTCGGTTGCCATGTCATGAACAACTATGCAACCGGAGAGTGTACATTTCTCAGCAATGGCTGTTCCACCGACTCTGGAGCTCATGTAAACAGTGATTGGGCGATTCTCGAAGTCGTTGACGCTGAGAATCGCCCAGTCCCTGCGGGAACACCAGGGTCCAAGGTGTTTATTACCAATCTAGCCAATCGCACGCTTCCCTTTCTTCGCTACGAGGTCGGGGATGTAGTCACGATGGCGACCGAGCCTTGTCGGTGTGGGAGCCGCCTCCCTCGGGTCGAGCGCATCGACGGACGAACAGCCGACACCTTCTGGATTCAAGACGGAGCGCATTATCGTCAATTGATTTCAAGTGTGTTCAAAAACGCGTTTGATTATGCTCGTGAGGTTCGAGAGTGGCAAGTCACCCAGGAGGATCGGAACCGGTTTCTCGTACGAATTGAAGTGCTTCCAGGCGCCTCGCTTGACGAGCCCCATCTTCAGCGTGTGTTGCACCGGCAACTGGAGATGTATCGTTTCCGAGACATTGTCTCGATCAGAACCGAGGTGGTCGATCGGCTTGGTCCTGATCCGAAGACCGGGAAATTCCGGAGAATTGTGAGTCGCGTCGGACCTCCTTCAGACCTGGAACAGCGGCTCAGGATTGATCATGGGCATGATATTGCTCGTCCTCTCTCAGTTACCAACCAAGCATCTCGCTCAGCTTTGCCGAAAGCACCATCACCGTGA
- the metF gene encoding methylenetetrahydrofolate reductase [NAD(P)H]: MHIIDILDQHQTTFSFEFFPPKTTKASEELFQTISQLQELQPSFVSVTYGAGGTTRDRTHELIVRIQNETNLTAVSHLTSVCHTRDELRAILDRYAVSGIENILALRGDPPRDQSGYDRSNDAFQYAEELVRFIASHPNPPNPRGFGIGVAGFPEGHPCTPNRLHELDYLKRKVDGGAQYICTQLFFDNRDFFDFRERCEMAGISVPIIAGIMPITSRQGMVRMADLALGARFPARLIRAIERCAPDYTNEQVSKVGIHWATEQCRDLLDAHVRGIHFYTLNKSDATRQIYQNLGVKDSIALRSSVT; encoded by the coding sequence ATGCACATCATCGATATCCTGGACCAGCACCAGACCACCTTTAGTTTCGAGTTCTTTCCTCCGAAAACCACCAAGGCCTCGGAAGAACTCTTTCAGACCATCAGTCAGCTCCAAGAGTTGCAACCCTCGTTTGTTTCGGTCACCTATGGGGCCGGTGGCACAACTCGGGATCGGACACATGAGCTGATCGTTCGCATCCAGAATGAGACGAACCTGACCGCCGTGTCTCATCTCACCTCCGTCTGCCACACCCGAGACGAATTGAGGGCGATCCTCGACCGTTACGCTGTCTCTGGCATCGAAAACATTCTGGCCCTTCGCGGCGATCCTCCCCGCGATCAATCAGGCTATGATCGCTCGAACGACGCTTTCCAATATGCCGAGGAACTTGTTCGATTTATAGCCAGTCACCCGAACCCGCCCAACCCTCGCGGATTCGGAATCGGGGTCGCTGGGTTTCCGGAAGGTCACCCTTGCACTCCGAATCGCCTTCACGAACTTGATTACTTGAAGCGAAAAGTCGACGGAGGCGCTCAGTACATCTGCACGCAACTCTTCTTCGACAATCGTGATTTTTTTGATTTTCGAGAACGTTGCGAGATGGCAGGCATCAGCGTGCCAATCATCGCGGGAATCATGCCGATCACGTCCCGACAGGGAATGGTTCGGATGGCCGACCTGGCTCTCGGTGCGAGGTTTCCTGCTCGCTTAATCCGAGCAATCGAGCGATGTGCGCCCGATTACACAAATGAGCAAGTCTCCAAGGTCGGGATTCACTGGGCAACGGAACAGTGCCGCGACCTGCTCGATGCTCACGTTCGAGGGATCCACTTTTACACACTGAACAAAAGCGACGCGACGCGACAGATCTACCAAAATCTTGGAGTGAAAGACTCGATTGCCCTCCGCAGTTCCGTGACCTGA
- a CDS encoding glycosyltransferase, translating into MFEQAQRRTRLAMSNDVPRLPGLEQHPDREQNVSELGIDQIETQLSQALETRLVELRSRGVTAEARKVERDRLIRMLRGRLIERRLYAIWLESEVESRNQRINELAEMAKGASENLQRVEAELASLRKASIQDAVMRGRRCIGRAVRAFQKRLRLTGKLSNRLRQRIGLPGTPAADELTTGDSSIAVMTDQEGSAPLSTGEGTPGEVAGRPALMRDRNDLLRWIPPRRDPYDQWLRNHTTNTVEQLALLHQLETRPRFSVIVAQDHADLRRSRETVASLRHQIYPDRDILLVGGSEATEKITGGRTSRILESQQGLEALRAASEQCSGDYIVFLNDDARLAEEALLEFARAVAATPKPPDLIYADEDRIDRNGERFDPRFRPCWSPELMLAYHAIGRTFAVRRSMFETVGGIRPEFGRAWPYDLVLRIAEQTDHIMRVPRVLVSVPADRANDDPVDSCSTETIRASALALTKAIERRRIDARVAQPLWASQSRFPAFELDFPDRGPKVAILIPTRDRVDLLQRCVHSILSRTSYRDYEIVVIDNGSQEDETLAYFANIEPRCRVIRVENDEHGFSYARIHNQAIQQLNDSVEFLVLLNNDTEVVRSEWLSQLVGYGQMSGVGAVGGRLLYPDGRIQHAGIVTDLFDGGPGHLFKGLPWWYLDLQCLDRVVRNVSAVTAACLLVRRKAYLDVGGFDENRFAVGFNDVDLCLRLGEMGLRCVFAPRAELLHFEGASRGFALDLKEQERYLERWGHRADPYHHPALMRDDHRPGISTRSPGAPLPMRDHPIRVLVDLERLDGRGASRFVKNLIEGYRERGNIVPEVSCRFEGAMGTLLRESGIPVSTLPRHDSGDMAEHVRIIADRFLSREYDLIHVVGLNCVSSLRAASLAGIPSIWSIREAVDFRDAFHSRDEDAARATILAFSEASRVVFPAQQVRNWFAPIESTWNFDVVLESGQPCSGYPEPQGVRDRLGLASSTVVLSCLHNAIEDDIGIFLDQFAILVHSGRDVVAQVLGDPELGQWLDRNDLVRTLDHRVRFVSMNDERDVSEALAVTDLLVNVARRDLNPEIYSLKHDLQKPLVQTDVIGTDEYVRSDPTILLFDATHPETLRLRIESVLDSTDLRRGQGATTRTRRFEEMILAYERISLEAIRSSGIQGALRQRSRMGVA; encoded by the coding sequence ATGTTCGAACAGGCGCAACGACGAACTAGGCTCGCGATGTCCAACGATGTCCCGCGATTGCCGGGTCTTGAACAACATCCTGATCGAGAACAGAACGTTTCTGAACTGGGGATCGATCAGATCGAAACTCAGCTGAGCCAGGCTTTGGAAACACGACTCGTGGAACTGCGTTCTCGAGGTGTGACCGCAGAAGCCCGCAAAGTCGAACGTGATCGACTCATTCGAATGCTCCGAGGCCGTCTGATCGAGCGCCGGTTGTATGCGATCTGGCTCGAGTCCGAAGTAGAATCACGCAATCAACGTATCAACGAATTGGCTGAAATGGCCAAAGGAGCATCGGAGAACTTGCAGAGGGTCGAGGCCGAGTTGGCCTCCCTTCGGAAAGCATCGATTCAAGATGCCGTGATGAGGGGCAGACGGTGCATTGGACGAGCGGTTCGGGCATTTCAAAAGCGCCTAAGATTAACTGGGAAGTTGTCGAACAGACTGCGACAACGAATTGGATTGCCTGGCACTCCTGCTGCGGACGAGTTGACCACGGGCGACTCATCGATTGCGGTAATGACTGACCAGGAGGGATCAGCCCCCCTGTCGACGGGGGAGGGTACTCCAGGGGAAGTGGCTGGACGCCCCGCGTTGATGCGCGATCGCAATGATCTTCTCCGATGGATTCCTCCGCGGCGCGACCCGTACGACCAATGGCTTCGGAATCACACCACAAACACAGTAGAACAGCTTGCCCTGTTGCACCAACTTGAAACTCGGCCCAGATTTTCAGTCATTGTCGCACAGGATCACGCTGATCTCCGTCGCTCCCGAGAAACGGTTGCCTCGCTTCGTCACCAAATCTATCCAGATCGGGATATCCTACTGGTTGGAGGCTCCGAGGCGACCGAAAAGATCACTGGTGGTCGAACGAGCAGAATTCTGGAATCTCAACAAGGACTCGAAGCCCTCCGAGCGGCCTCGGAACAATGCTCGGGGGATTACATTGTCTTTCTCAACGATGATGCTCGTCTGGCGGAGGAGGCGCTTCTGGAGTTTGCTCGAGCCGTTGCCGCGACTCCAAAGCCTCCCGACCTGATTTATGCGGATGAAGACCGAATCGATCGGAACGGCGAGCGCTTCGATCCACGGTTCAGGCCCTGCTGGTCTCCTGAGCTGATGCTCGCGTATCACGCGATCGGTCGTACCTTCGCAGTTCGCCGATCGATGTTTGAAACGGTCGGCGGAATACGACCAGAGTTCGGACGGGCCTGGCCCTATGATCTGGTCCTTCGCATTGCGGAACAAACAGACCACATTATGAGGGTGCCTCGGGTTCTGGTTTCCGTTCCTGCCGATCGAGCGAACGACGATCCGGTTGACTCCTGCTCAACTGAGACCATTCGAGCATCTGCCCTGGCCCTCACCAAGGCGATCGAACGTCGGAGAATCGACGCTCGAGTCGCGCAACCCTTATGGGCGTCTCAATCACGATTCCCAGCCTTTGAACTGGATTTTCCCGATCGAGGCCCGAAGGTTGCAATCTTGATCCCGACTCGCGACCGGGTGGACCTGCTCCAAAGGTGTGTGCATTCCATCCTGAGTCGGACGAGCTATCGGGATTACGAGATCGTCGTCATCGATAACGGGAGTCAGGAGGACGAAACACTCGCATACTTCGCGAATATTGAACCGCGATGTCGGGTGATCCGAGTCGAGAATGACGAACATGGGTTCAGTTATGCTCGCATTCATAATCAGGCGATTCAACAGTTAAACGATTCCGTTGAATTTCTTGTGCTTCTTAATAACGACACGGAAGTCGTGCGTTCCGAATGGCTCAGTCAACTGGTCGGATATGGCCAGATGTCTGGAGTCGGCGCAGTGGGAGGACGTTTGCTCTATCCCGATGGTCGAATTCAGCATGCGGGGATCGTGACGGACCTGTTCGACGGCGGTCCCGGTCACCTCTTCAAAGGGCTACCCTGGTGGTATCTCGATTTGCAGTGTCTTGACCGCGTGGTACGAAACGTGAGCGCCGTCACGGCAGCGTGCCTTCTTGTGAGAAGAAAGGCGTATCTGGATGTTGGTGGATTCGATGAAAACCGGTTTGCTGTTGGGTTCAACGACGTTGATCTATGCTTGAGGCTTGGGGAGATGGGGCTGCGATGCGTATTTGCGCCGAGAGCAGAACTTCTTCATTTTGAAGGAGCGTCGCGAGGTTTCGCGTTGGACCTCAAGGAACAGGAGCGGTATCTGGAACGATGGGGACATCGGGCCGACCCTTATCATCATCCGGCACTGATGCGGGATGATCATCGTCCAGGAATCAGCACACGCTCTCCGGGAGCACCATTACCCATGAGAGATCATCCGATTCGCGTTCTTGTGGATCTCGAGAGACTCGACGGACGTGGTGCCTCGCGGTTTGTGAAGAACCTCATTGAAGGGTACCGAGAGCGAGGGAACATCGTTCCGGAAGTCAGCTGCCGATTCGAGGGAGCGATGGGGACACTCCTTCGGGAGTCAGGCATACCCGTTTCAACATTACCGCGTCACGACAGCGGAGACATGGCGGAACATGTCCGGATCATCGCCGACCGTTTCTTGAGTCGCGAGTACGATTTGATTCATGTGGTCGGGCTCAATTGCGTCTCAAGCCTTCGCGCGGCGAGTCTTGCAGGCATTCCCTCGATCTGGAGTATTCGTGAGGCGGTCGATTTTCGAGATGCATTCCATTCGCGAGATGAAGATGCAGCACGCGCAACGATTCTCGCCTTTTCTGAAGCCTCTCGTGTGGTGTTCCCTGCTCAACAGGTGCGCAATTGGTTCGCCCCCATCGAGTCAACTTGGAATTTTGACGTTGTGCTTGAGTCTGGACAACCTTGTTCAGGATATCCGGAGCCACAAGGCGTACGAGATCGACTGGGGCTAGCCTCCTCGACCGTGGTGTTGAGCTGTCTGCACAATGCCATTGAGGATGATATTGGCATCTTCCTCGACCAATTCGCGATTCTGGTTCACTCAGGTCGGGATGTGGTTGCTCAAGTTCTTGGCGATCCCGAACTGGGTCAATGGCTCGATCGGAATGATCTAGTTCGCACGTTGGACCATCGCGTTCGATTCGTTTCCATGAACGATGAGAGAGACGTGAGTGAAGCGCTGGCGGTAACTGATCTCCTGGTGAACGTGGCAAGACGAGACCTGAATCCAGAGATATATTCACTCAAACACGATCTTCAAAAGCCCTTGGTCCAGACTGACGTGATCGGAACTGACGAGTACGTGCGGTCTGATCCAACCATCCTGCTGTTTGATGCGACCCACCCAGAAACCTTGCGGCTTCGCATCGAGTCGGTCCTCGACTCCACGGACCTGAGACGTGGGCAGGGAGCGACGACCCGAACTCGTCGGTTCGAAGAGATGATTCTCGCTTACGAAAGGATTTCGCTGGAGGCAATCCGAAGCAGTGGCATTCAAGGGGCGTTGAGGCAGAGGAGCAGAATGGGGGTTGCCTGA